From the genome of Chroicocephalus ridibundus chromosome 1, bChrRid1.1, whole genome shotgun sequence, one region includes:
- the LOC134510005 gene encoding putative DBH-like monooxygenase protein 2: protein MGQQLSFRNACFTQEGAYISSSSCYGSPYDLVEAVLRMGGKRPSLMHFHINWAPIAEYLPKPAPPPLRFSTFLDPSNMVCLRWDHDEQELMSFELQVHTTGWVAFGFSPHGELPGSDIVIGGVFPNGSIYFSDYHVVDEATLEEDDSQDYQLLSVTENETSTTMLFKRHLRTCDPNDLDITVDTACLVTAFGTDDTVQFFKGQRFSKSLFLMRYRAPSDSTDPKIFFTYDLRLDNFAVPLEETKYACTFIPLPMVDQKHHIYKFEPVITPHNISLVHHILVYACGDASVLPSGIDDCYGANPDFALCSQVLVGWAVGGESYKFPDEAAVSIGTPWDPQYVRLEIHYSNFDLLPGLIDSSGVRIYYTPELRKYDVGVLQTGIFTFPVHFIPPGAESYRSYGLCNSSQFDEMNGMLVPDLHVFAYLLHTHLSGRGVKAAQYRNGEQLGIICEDNKYDFRLQEIRDMKEILIIKPGDEILVESNFQTLDRSGVTFGGPSTMNEMCLTFLFYYPRNNISSCMGYPDILYVAHVLKQEASE from the exons ATGGGTCAGCAGCTTTCCTTCAGGAATGCATGCTTTACTCAGGAAGGAGCCTAtatctcctcctcttcttgctaTGGCTCCCCATATGATTTGGTAGAAGCAGTCTTGCGGATGGGCGGCAAAAG GCCCAGCCTCATGCACTTCCATATAAACTGGGCTCCCATAGCAGAATACCTGCCCAAG CCTGCACCTCCACCGCTGCGTTTCTCTACTTTCCTGGATCCTTCAAACATGGTCTGCCTCCGCTGGGACCATGATGAGCAGGAGCTGATGTCATTTGAACTGCAGGTCCATACAACTGGCTGGGTGGCATTTGGATTCAGCCCTCATGGAGAGTTGCCTGGATCTGACATTGTGATAGGAGGTGTCTTCCCAAATGGCAGCATCTACTTCTCT GATTATCATGTGGTAGATGAGGCAACCCTTGAGGAAGATGACAGTCAGGACTACCAACTGCTGTCAGTGACAGAGAATGAGACCTCCACCACCATGCTGTTCAAACGACACCTCCGGACATGTGACCCAAATGACCTGGATATCACA GTGGACACAGCATGCCTCGTTACTGCCTTTGGTACTGATGACACAGTCCAATTCTTTAAAGGACAAAGATTCTCCAAGTCTCTTTTCTTGATGAGGTACAGAGCCCCATCTGACTCAACTGACCCCAAAATATTCTTCACCTATGACCTGAGGCTGGACAAT tttgctgttCCACTTGAAGAAACCAAGTACGCCTGCACCTTTATCCCGCTGCCCATGGTCGATCAGAAACACCATATCTACAAG TTCGAACCTGTAATAACACCCCACAATATATCCTTGGTTCATCATATTCTTGTTTATGCCTGTGGCGATGCCAGTGTGTTACCCAGTGGCATAGATGATTGCTATGGAGCCAATCCAGATTTTGCCCTGTGCTCTCAGGTGCTTGTGGGCTGGGCTGTTGGAGGAGAG TCTTATAAATTTCCAGATGAAGCTGCAGTTTCCATAGGGACACCTTGGGATCCTCAGTATGTCCGACTAGAAATCCATTACAGCAATTTTGACTTGTTACCAG gttTGATCGACAGCTCAGGGGTACGAATCTACTATACTCCGGAGCTACGGAAATATGATGTGGGGGTTCTGCAAACAGGCATCTTCACTTTCCCTGTGCATTTCATTCCTCCTGGAGCAGAATCCTACAGATCCTATGGCCTTTGTAATTCCAGCCAGTTTGATGAA ATGAATGGGATGCTGGTTCCAGATCTGCATGTCTTTGCCTACTTGCTTCACACCCACCTGTCTGGCAGAGGAGTGAAAGCTGCTCAATACCG GAATGGTGAGCAGCTGGGGATCATCTGTGAGGACAATAAGTATGACTTCAGACTGCAGGAGATTCGGGACATGAAGGAAATCCTTATAATCAAACCA GGGGATGAGATCCTGGTCGAAAGCAACTTTCAGACACTGGATCGGTCAGGGGTTACTTTT GGTGGGCCGAGCACCATGAATGAGATGTGTCTCACATTCCTCTTCTACTACCCTCGGAACaacatctccagctgcatgggcTACCCTGACATTTTGTATGTTGCGCATGTACTCAAGCAGGAGGCCTCAGAGTGA